One window from the genome of uncultured Fretibacterium sp. encodes:
- a CDS encoding alpha/beta hydrolase produces MKKASILALTALLAGILSLGSASAAPTNATEVTNMKDTAIQELTNDSRVFAKDSSIQVRMVRFHNRFGIDLAGHLYLPKDFNPERKYAAIAVSGPFGAVKEQSSGLYAQEMAKAGFVAVAFDPSFTGESGPENVRFVGSPDLNTEDFSAAVDFLSVQDFVDPERIGICGICGWGGMAINAAAMDTRVKATVASTMYDMTRVIANGYNDAADSADVRFEMKKALNAQRTADYKNGSYELAGGVSDILPEDAPQFLKDYHAYYKTPRGYHARSLNSNGGWNKTSTLSFVNTKLLEYSGEIRTPVLIVHGEKAHSRYFGEDAFKMLKGDNKELLIVKGANHTDLYDQMDKIPFERIESFFESNLK; encoded by the coding sequence ATGAAAAAAGCATCGATACTCGCACTGACCGCGCTTCTTGCGGGAATCCTTTCCCTCGGCTCCGCCTCGGCGGCGCCGACAAACGCAACGGAGGTTACGAACATGAAGGACACAGCCATTCAGGAACTCACGAACGACAGCCGCGTATTCGCAAAGGATTCGTCCATCCAGGTCAGGATGGTCCGTTTCCACAATCGCTTCGGTATCGACCTGGCAGGGCACCTCTATCTGCCCAAGGACTTCAATCCCGAAAGAAAATACGCGGCCATCGCCGTCAGCGGCCCCTTCGGGGCGGTTAAGGAACAGTCCTCCGGCCTCTACGCCCAGGAGATGGCGAAGGCGGGCTTCGTCGCGGTGGCCTTCGACCCCTCCTTCACGGGCGAGAGCGGACCGGAGAACGTCCGCTTCGTGGGGTCCCCGGACCTCAATACCGAGGACTTCAGCGCGGCGGTGGACTTCCTGTCCGTTCAGGACTTCGTGGACCCGGAGCGCATCGGCATCTGCGGCATCTGCGGCTGGGGTGGCATGGCCATCAATGCCGCGGCCATGGACACCCGCGTCAAGGCCACGGTAGCTTCCACTATGTACGATATGACGCGGGTCATCGCGAACGGTTACAACGACGCGGCGGACAGCGCGGACGTGCGCTTTGAGATGAAAAAAGCCCTGAACGCCCAGAGGACCGCCGACTACAAAAACGGCAGCTACGAGCTTGCCGGCGGTGTCTCGGACATCCTGCCCGAGGACGCGCCCCAGTTCCTGAAGGATTACCACGCCTACTACAAGACGCCCCGGGGCTATCACGCCCGCTCCCTGAACTCCAACGGTGGCTGGAACAAGACCTCGACGCTCTCCTTCGTCAACACGAAGCTGCTGGAATACTCCGGAGAGATCCGTACGCCGGTGCTGATCGTACACGGCGAGAAGGCCCATTCGCGCTACTTCGGCGAGGACGCCTTCAAGATGCTGAAGGGGGACAACAAGGAGCTGCTGATCGTCAAGGGCGCGAACCACACGGACCTGTACGACCAGATGGACAAGATTCCCTTCGAGAGGATCGAGTCGTTCTTCGAGAGCAATCTGAAATAG
- a CDS encoding TIGR02391 family protein → MTLPRLTPNQIEQIAHIMGDTDGGFKGGEIGHHLAQCSMNDPDPGLTKWKRLYNAFCDATNKRGSTNAIFQFIQHCMEPAQGLSNPERYGWMRFELNKVLMLVGIEIRDDGQYYPVSKAQSLGEVQRRTKELREKLTGYGAHSKVLRCCRDELLAQDYFHAVQEAAKSLCDRVRTMSGLTMDGATLFNTAFAVSNPYIAYNSLRTSSEQNQQNGLKEMLCGVIHMIRNVTAHELRIHWDVNEKDAVDILTQISYLHKLLDVCITVPRTTP, encoded by the coding sequence ATGACACTTCCGCGACTAACACCGAATCAAATTGAACAGATAGCACACATCATGGGTGATACCGATGGTGGGTTTAAAGGTGGTGAGATTGGTCATCACCTCGCTCAGTGCAGTATGAATGATCCAGATCCCGGACTAACGAAGTGGAAGCGCTTGTATAATGCTTTTTGCGATGCTACTAACAAAAGAGGTTCTACAAATGCTATTTTTCAATTTATACAGCATTGTATGGAGCCAGCTCAAGGGCTAAGTAATCCAGAACGATATGGCTGGATGCGGTTTGAGCTCAATAAGGTTTTGATGCTTGTAGGCATTGAAATAAGGGACGATGGACAGTATTATCCGGTTTCAAAGGCTCAGAGTCTTGGCGAAGTCCAGCGGCGGACAAAAGAGTTACGTGAGAAGCTGACTGGTTATGGCGCACATTCAAAAGTGTTGAGATGTTGCCGCGATGAATTGTTGGCACAGGATTATTTTCACGCTGTTCAAGAAGCGGCGAAGAGCCTATGTGATCGAGTAAGAACGATGTCAGGGCTAACAATGGATGGAGCAACATTATTCAATACTGCTTTTGCAGTTAGCAATCCGTATATCGCATATAATTCATTGCGGACCAGCAGTGAGCAGAATCAGCAGAATGGACTTAAGGAAATGCTCTGTGGCGTGATTCACATGATTAGGAATGTAACTGCGCATGAGCTAAGGATTCACTGGGATGTGAACGAGAAAGATGCTG
- a CDS encoding SDR family oxidoreductase: MRRHNVAMRLCNTNIRCNAIAPGATLTPVHYANLEGKQLSSDKMLEFGNKYCNWGLPETESIDQAYACLYLASKMGRCVKGQLLQVYNGAFL, translated from the coding sequence GTGCGGCGTCATAATGTGGCGATGCGCCTCTGCAACACCAATATCCGCTGTAATGCCATCGCTCCCGGCGCGACGCTGACCCCGGTGCATTATGCCAACTTGGAGGGCAAACAGCTCAGCAGCGACAAAATGCTGGAGTTCGGCAACAAATACTGCAACTGGGGACTGCCGGAGACCGAGTCCATCGATCAGGCATACGCATGCCTTTACCTGGCCAGCAAGATGGGACGGTGCGTCAAGGGACAGTTGCTCCAGGTCTACAACGGAGCGTTTCTGTAG
- a CDS encoding LysR family transcriptional regulator gives MELRVLRYFLAVAKEGTVSGAADFLHLSQPSLSRQLMGLEKELGKTLFLRGGRRIVLTEEGMLLRRRAEEILGLVEKTESEFLDAHGHIGGDVHIGGGESCAMRLIARVAEELRREYPEIRFRLFSGNAEAVTDRLDKGLLDFGILIDPADLTKYDAMPLPDVDVWGVLMRRNCPLADRETVRPEDLWGLPLILSSQAMEGRELSGWLGREYEELNVAATYNLLYNASLLVKEGVGCALCLDGILNTSGDSPFVFRPLNPRLEARLNVVRKKYQILSKAARTFWERLQACCAAS, from the coding sequence ATGGAATTGCGCGTTCTGCGCTATTTTCTCGCCGTAGCCAAGGAGGGGACGGTATCGGGAGCGGCGGATTTTCTGCACCTTTCCCAGCCCAGCCTCTCCAGGCAGCTCATGGGCCTGGAAAAGGAGCTGGGCAAGACGCTCTTTCTGCGCGGCGGCCGGAGGATCGTCCTGACGGAGGAGGGCATGCTCCTTCGGAGGAGAGCGGAGGAGATCCTCGGCCTGGTCGAGAAGACCGAGTCGGAGTTTCTGGATGCCCACGGGCACATCGGTGGCGATGTCCACATCGGCGGAGGGGAGAGTTGCGCTATGCGCCTGATCGCGAGGGTGGCCGAGGAGCTGCGGAGGGAATACCCAGAGATCCGCTTCCGCCTCTTCAGCGGAAACGCGGAGGCCGTAACCGACCGCCTGGATAAGGGGCTCCTCGACTTCGGGATCCTGATCGATCCCGCCGATTTGACGAAGTACGACGCCATGCCCTTGCCGGACGTGGACGTATGGGGCGTGCTGATGCGCAGGAACTGTCCGCTCGCGGACCGCGAAACGGTGCGTCCCGAGGACCTGTGGGGCCTCCCCCTGATCCTGTCGAGTCAGGCGATGGAGGGAAGGGAACTTTCGGGCTGGCTGGGGAGAGAGTACGAGGAGCTGAACGTCGCCGCGACCTACAACCTGCTCTACAACGCCTCCCTGCTGGTGAAGGAGGGCGTCGGCTGCGCACTCTGCCTCGACGGAATCCTAAACACCTCGGGCGACAGCCCGTTTGTGTTCCGGCCGCTGAATCCGAGGCTGGAGGCCCGCCTGAACGTCGTTCGCAAAAAGTATCAGATCCTCTCCAAGGCGGCCCGGACGTTCTGGGAGAGGCTGCAGGCCTGTTGTGCGGCGTCATAA